From the Primulina tabacum isolate GXHZ01 chromosome 3, ASM2559414v2, whole genome shotgun sequence genome, one window contains:
- the LOC142540408 gene encoding uncharacterized protein LOC142540408, which produces MRLKVVPASVEFSLHTLQACAPFFPIPRFSSTNSKKDGRDRTVPTIALTHPFVFRNPLKSQASNKKACRDSTLQCSFSGFDKMYDEESSHHIQGLTKSFGLSESEGHVDRFPRAIPKTKGDQDSFLNSRFDFLEPMMLGIKPEVPDWPDRQTVIRASIEQKAKCFDIPLSLRMIKKKIQCEGGFKDFTECKGSDYCSVKAAFSSMVFIIGELQSYALHMRGSLCHGDLEIAKVQKEMHSSFAWLFQQVFSNAPSLMIHIMILVANFGIFSASRTGILPSGALKCDEEIDLSVPSISISQLGGGTVNGNEATQMQEFEGEVIDHENIQSFISPVSLNVESDGNEVYHRTDLLYQMNLSREPNNPLLLCNYGQFLQLVAHDYDRAEECYKRAVQVMPPDAEALSLYANFLWMVRRDLWEAEERFLQALAAEPDNSYYASRYANFLWSTGGEETCYPVSDLPDQIL; this is translated from the exons ATGAGGCTTAAAGTTGTGCCTGCTAGCGTAGAATTTTCACTTCATACACTTCAAGCGTGTGCTCCTTTTTTCCCAATTCCTCGTTTTTCCTCTACAAACTCGAAAAAGGATGGAAGGGATCGAACAGTCCCCACCATTGCTCTTACCCATCCATTTGTGTTTAGAAACCCCCTGAAGTCTCAAGCTTCGAACAAGAAAGCTTGCAGAGATAGCACCCTTCAATGTTCTTTTTCGGGTTTTGACAAAATGTATGATGAGGAATCATCCCATCATATCCAAGGATTAACTAAAAGTTTCGGCTTATCAGAGAGTGAGGGGCATGTGGACAGATTTCCTCGCGCCATACCCAAGACAAAAGGTGATCAAGATTCATTCTTGAATTCGCGATTTGATTTCTTGGAACCCATGATGCTTGGGATCAAGCCAGAAGTCCCAGATTGGCCAGATCGCCAGACTGTTATTCGAGCAAGTATTGAACAAAAAGCCAAGTGTTTTGATATCCCGTTGTCATTGAGGATGATAAAGAAGAAAATACAATGTGAAGGGGGTTTTAAAGATTTTACTGAATGTAAAGGTTCTGATTATTGCTCGGTGAAGGCAGCTTTTTCTTCTATGGTTTTCATCATAGGCGAACTTCAGAGCTATGCCTTGCATATGAGAGGATCTCTGTGCCATGGAGATCTAGAAATCGCTAAAGTTCAGAAAGAAATGCATTCATCATTTGCATGGCTGTTTCAACAAGTTTTTTCAAACGCACCGTCTTTGATGATCCATATTATGATCCTTGTAGCGAATTTTGGAATCTTTTCTGCTTCTAGAACAGGGATTTTGCCATCTGGAGCATTGAAGTGTGATGAAGAGATTGACTTATCAGTACCATCAATTTCAATCTCTCAACTTGGTGGAGGAACTGTCAATGGAAATGAAGCAACACAAATGCAAGAATTTGAGGGAGAGGTTATCGATCACGAAAATATCCAAAGCTTCATCTCGCCAGTGTCACTAAACGTGGAGTCGGATGGCAATGAAGTATATCATAGGACTGATCTTCTATACCAGATGAACTTGTCTCGTGAACCTAACAACCCTCTTTTGCTCTGCAATTATGGGCAGTTCTTGCAGCTCGTTGCTCATGATTATGACAG GGCGGAGGAATGTTACAAGCGGGCAGTACAAGTAATGCCACCGGACGCAGAGGCCCTGAGCCTGTATGCGAACTTCTTGTGGATGGTGCGAAGGGATTTGTGGGAAGCGGAAGAAAGGTTTTTACAAGCTTTGGCTGCTGAGCCTGATAACTCTTATTACGCTTCGAGGTATGCTAATTTCTTGTGGAGTACTGGTGGCGAAGAAACCTGTTATCCTGTTAGCGATTTACCTGACCAAATCTTGTAG
- the LOC142540409 gene encoding glycosylinositol phosphorylceramide mannosyl transferase 1-like, protein MRSSLFSRRTIRQGAVLAVGSSKIKLLLACCVILSFIAFSWRTASFMGWEHNDAALYHSSLTQKGYTILMNTWKRNDLLKQSISHYASCPGLDSVHIVWSEPDLPSDSLVNFLTHVVKQNSKGGREIELKFDINVEDSLNNRFKEIKDLKSDVVFSIDDDIIFPCTTVEFAFRTWQIAPDTMVGFVPRIHWVDKSRGDQDTYIYSGWWSVWWTGTYSMILSKAAFLHKKYLNMYTYEMPSSIREFVTKYRNCEDIAMSFLVANATRAPPIWAKGKMHEIGSTGISSLGGHNSRRSHCLNRFSVEYGGMPLVSTSVKAIDSRVSWFW, encoded by the exons ATGAGGTCCAGCCTTTTCAGCCGTCGGACTATAAGGCAGGGAGCGGTTTTAGCAGTTGGATCGTCGAAGATAAAGTTACTGCTAGCATGTTGTGTTATTCTCTCGTTTATCGCGTTTTCATGGCGTACGGCGTCATTTATGGGATGGGAGCACAACGATGCCGCTCTGTACCATTCCTCCTTAACCCA GAAAGGATATACCATATTGATGAACACATGGAAAAGAAATGATCTTCTGAAGCAGTCCATATCTCATTATGCATCATGTCCTGGGCTTGATTCCGTCCATATAGTGTGGAGTGAGCCTGACCTTCCTTCGGATTCTCTTGTCAATTTTCTTACTCATGTGGTCAAGCAGAATTCAAAAGGTGGTCGAGAAATTGAGTTGAAGTTCGATATAAATGTAGAAGACAGTTTGAACAACAGATTTAAAGAAATCAAGGATTTGAAGTCCGATGTGGTTTTTTCCATtgatgatgatattatattccCTTGCACAACAGTAGAATTTGCTTTCAGGACCTGGCAAATTGCACCAGACACAATGGTGGGATTTGTGCCTCGCATTCATTGGGTCGATAAATCG AGAGGTGATCAGGACACTTATATTTACAGTGGATGGTGGTCTGTTTGGTGGACTGGGACATACAGTATGATTCTCTCAAAGGCCGCCTTCTTGCATAAGAAATATCTAAACATGTATACTTACGAGATGCCTTCTTCCATTCGAGAATTTGTTACCAAGTACAG AAATTGTGAAGATATTGCAATGTCTTTCCTCGTTGCAAATGCTACTCGTGCTCCGCCTATTTGGGCGAaag GTAAAATGCATGAGATTGGCTCCACTGGGATTAGTAGCTTGGGAGGCCATAATTCAAGAAGATCACATTGCCTCAATCGTTTCTCGGTTGAGTATGGAGGAATGCCTTTGGTATCCACTTCAGTCAAGGCCATCGATAGCCGTGTTAGCTGGTTTTGGTGA
- the LOC142540410 gene encoding sedoheptulose-1,7-bisphosphatase, chloroplastic-like — METSITSCAHRTLLPGISSQQYSPSPRSVSLSQSFSSKSLKASSLFGESLRFAPKSSIKLSKAKNSLLVTKCEIGDSLEEFLTKATPDKGLIRLMMCMGEALRTIAFKVRTASCGGTACVNSFGDEQLAVDMLANKLLFEALQYSHFCKYACSEEVPELQDMGGPVEGGFSVAFDPLDGSSIVDTNFTVGTIFGVWPGDKLTGVTGADQVAAAMGIFGPRTTYVLALKDCPGTHEFLLLDEGKWQHVKDTTSIGEGKMFSPGNLRATTDNPDYAKLIDYYVREKYTLRYTGGMVPDVNQIIVKEKGIFTNVLSPTAKAKLRLLFEVAPLGFLIEKAGGYSSDGKQSVLDKVIGNLDERTQVAYGSINEIIRFEETLYGSSRLKAAAQPVGAVS, encoded by the exons ATGGAGACTAGTATCACAAGCTGTGCTCACAGAACACTCCTCCCCGGTATCTCGTCGCAGCAATATTCCCCTTCTCCACGTTCGGTTTCACTTTCACAGTCATTTAGTTCCAAG AGCTTAAAAGCAAGCTCATTGTTTGGAGAGTCTTTGCGTTTTGCGCCAAAGTCATCGATCAAGCTTTCAAAGGCCAAGAATTCTTTGCTTGTGACTAAATGTGAGATTGGCGATAGTCTG GAAGAATTTCTCACGAAGGCGACACCGGATAAGGGACTGATTAGGCTGATGATGTGCATGGGAGAAGCGCTGCGTACGATCGCCTTCAAAGTGAGAACAGCTTCTTGTGGAGGAACTGCTTGTGTCAACTCATTTGGAGATGAGCAACTTGCAGTTGATATGCTCGCTAACAAACTTCTTTTTGAG GCCTTGCAATACTCCCACTTCTGCAAATACGCTTGCTCTGAGGAGGTGCCCGAGCTCCAAGACATGGGAGGACCAGTAGAAG GAGGATTCAGCGTTGCATTTGATCCACTCGATGGCTCTAGCATTGTCGACACAAATTTCACAGTTGGTACCATCTTCGGAGTATGGCCAGGAGACAAGCTTACTGGAGTAACCGGGGCTGATCAAGTTGCTGCTGCAATGGGGATTTTCGGGCCCCGGACCACTTATGTTCTTGCTCTCAAGGACTGTCCTGGAACACATGAATTCCTTCTACTTGATGAAG GGAAATGGCAACATGTAAAAGATACAACATCAATTGGAGAAGGGAAAATGTTTTCCCCTGGAAATTTAAGGGCTACTACAGACAACCCTGATTATGCCAAG CTGATCGATTACTATGTTCGGGAGAAATACACTTTGCGATACACAGGAGGAATGGTGCCTGATGTTAATCAG ATCATTGTGAAAGAGAAGGGGATCTTCACAAATGTGTTATCCCCGACTGCGAAGGCCAAGCTAAGGTTGCTATTTGAAGTGGCACCTTTGGGATTCTTGATCGAAAAGGCCGGTGGATACAGCAGTGACGGAAAACAGTCCGTGTTAGACAAGGTGATCGGTAATCTAGATGAGAGGACCCAAGTAGCCTACGGATCCATAAACGAAATCATCAGATTCGAAGAAACCTTGTATGGATCTTCAAGACTCAAGGCCGCTGCTCAACCAGTTGGGGCCGTGTCTTGA
- the LOC142540411 gene encoding uncharacterized protein At2g39910 yields the protein MANSQTFTLPQNLVRLYETLNGALAKTPYDPPEATAKISIKSELQSLLPNLDTLNSQIPSLKIRDVALCCAALASALEPTTNHLSWVPNSLSTLALSVFQEFSDTYCDGNDNCSLEVAGSELDLRGLKNEKKLVIKLIPEVLPFLKGKIKESAIDTSNEDDRISAASASVPVAYAIVAAYQFRWFVTQVSVFDALKLSPLVIPCALTALDHWSPEVKDQGMISFIHLAKNVNAAEIGGYTDVVLDACCQNVACDDEIWHYLVEMSVLLVTLTQRSNPRSLWFEKLLSEMLNHLERQPRNKQRRTAWLTHIEPMFSALGLILVAHFRRLFPLFFKWMHADDDGTVLLVLERITTILKLTWVRNTPHVERLVDELVTLYKDAAMKVAREDIRSHILQVLTMIRQSKSSQFNTTWVKYKDDPNLTALQPSLTEGDAAAVA from the exons ATGGCGAATTCTCAGACCTTCACTTTGCCGCAAAATCTCGTCCG GTTATATGAAACCCTAAATGGAGCACTAGCCAAAACCCCTTACGATCCTCCGGAAGCCACCGCCAAAATCTCCATCAAATCAGAACTACAATCTCTACTACCAAACCTCGACACTTTGAATTCTCAAATCCCGAGCCTTAAAATCAGGGATGTCGCCTTATGTTGCGCTGCTTTAGCTTCTGCATTAGAACCCACGACCAATCATCTGTCGTGGGTTCCCAATTCGCTTTCGACTTTGGCTCTATCCGTATTTCAAGAATTTTCTGACACTTACTGTGATGGTAATGATAATTGTTCGTTGGAAGTTGCTGGGTCGGAGTTGGATTTGAGAGGTTTGAAGAATGAGAAGAAGTTGGTGATTAAGTTGATTCCGGAAGTTTTGCCTTTTCTTAAAGGTAAAATCAAGGAAAGTGCAATCGATACAAGTAATGAGGACGATAGAATTTCGGCTGCGAGTGCAAGTGTTCCTGTTGCTTATGCTATTGTGGCAGCATATCAGTTCAGATGGTTTGTTACTCAGGTTAGCGTGTTTGATGCGTT GAAGTTGTCTCCGTTGGTGATTCCATGTGCTCTCACAGCTCTCGATCACTGGTCTCCCGAAGTAAAA GACCAGGGTATGATCAGCTTTATACATCTTGCAAAAAATGTAAATGCTGCCGAGATTGGTGGGTACACAGATGTAGTTCTTGATGCTTGCTGCCAAAACGTTGCTTGTGATGATGAGATATGGCACTATCTGGTAGAGATGTCAGTGCTTCTCGTCACTTTAACGCAGCGAAGTAATCCTCGTagtttatg GTTTGAAAAGCTGCTCAGTGAAATGCTAAACCACCTAGAAAGGCAACCTAGAAACAAACAGCGCCGGACTGCATGGTTGACCCATATTGAGCCAATGTTCAGTGCTCTTGGTCTCATATTGGTTGCTCATTTCAGACGTCTTTTCCCCCTGTTCTTTAAGTGGATGCATGCAGATGATGATGGGACAGTTTTACTG gTTCTGGAACGGATCACAACCATTTTAAAACTTACGTGGGTACGTAATACACCACATGTTGAAAG GTTGGTGGATGAGCTTGTCACCCTGTATAAAGATGCAGCAATGAAAGTTGCTCGCGAAGATATTAGATCACACATTTTACAAGTACTAACGATGATACGGCA ATCCAAAAGTTCACAATTCAACACAACTTGGGTCAAGTACAAGGATGATCCAAACTTGACAGCTCTCCAGCCATCCCTAACTGAAGGAGATGCTGCGGCG GTTGCTTGA
- the LOC142540413 gene encoding putative sugar phosphate/phosphate translocator At3g11320 → MSGTKSSGRYFTIGLVAAWYSSNIGVLLLNKYLLSNYGFRYPIFLTMCHMTACSLLSYIAIAWMRMVPMQTLRSRVQFMKISALSLIFCASVVSGNVSLKYLPVSFNQAIGATTPFFTAVFAYIMILKREAWLTYVTLIPVVTGVIIASGGEPSFHMFGFMMCVGATAARALKSVVQGILLSSEGEKLNSMNLLLYMAPIAVILLLPATLFMEENVVGITLALARKDTRIIWLLVFNSALAYFVNLTNFLVTKHTSALTLQVLGNAKGAVAVVVSILIFKNPVSVTGMLGYTLTVFGVILYSEAKKRTK, encoded by the exons ATGTCGGGGACGAAATCCTCCGGCCGATATTTCACGATCGGGTTGGTGGCAGCATGGTACTCATCGAACATTGGGGTTTTGCTGTTGAACAAGTATTTGTTGAGCAATTACGGATTCAGGTACCCGATTTTCTTGACGATGTGTCACATGACGGCTTGCTCATTGCTCAGCTACATCGCCATAGCGTGGATGAGGATGGTGCCGATGCAGACTTTAAGATCTAGGGTCCAGTTTATGAAGATTTCAGCTTTGAGTTTGATTTTCTGTGCGTCGGTTGTGAGTGGGAATGTGTCGCTTAAGTATTTACCTGTTAGCTTCAATCAGGCAATTGGGGCTACCACGCCTTTCTTCACGGCGGTGTTTGCGTATATAATGATTCTGAAGCGAGAGGCGTGGTTGACTTACGTGACGTTGATTCCAGTTGTTACAGGGGTTATTATTGCTAGTGGG GGTGAGCCGAGTTTTCACATGTTTGGGTTTATGATGTGTGTTGGTGCAACAGCTGCAAGGGCACTAAAATCAGTGGTTCAGGGGATTTTACTTTCGTCGGAAGG ggAAAAGCTGAATTCTATGAATTTGCTCCTCTACATGGCTCCTATAGCCGTCATACTTCTACTTCCTGCAACGCTATTTATGGAAGAAAACGTTGTTGGTATCACATTGGCACTTGCAAGAAAGGATACAAGAATTATTTGGTTACTTGTTTTCAACTCAGCGCTGGCATATTTTGTAAATTTGACCAATTTTTTGGTCACAAAGCACACTAGTGCTCTAACTCTTCAG GTCCTAGGAAATGCTAAAGGGGCAGTGGCAGTGGTAGTCTCCATTTTGATATTTAAGAATCCTGTCTCCGTAACCGGGATGCTCGGGTATACTCTGACGGTGTTTGGTGTTATCCTATACAGCGAAGCTAAGAAGCGTACTAAATGA
- the LOC142538983 gene encoding 17.4 kDa class I heat shock protein-like has protein sequence MDIWAPFHGFPSSSRLNKTHGTAAGEVSAFSRACIKWKETPEAHVFKVDLPGLKKEEVKVEVEEGGVLQISVDRRREQEEENDKWHRVERNSGKFLRRFKLPEGAKAEEIKAAMENGVLTVTVPKEEAKKPPVKTIDVSG, from the coding sequence ATGGACATCTGGGCTCCCTTCCATGGTTTCCCTTCTTCAAGCAGGCTAAACAAAACCCACGGAACAGCAGCGGGAGAGGTCTCTGCATTTTCCCGTGCATGCATCAAATGGAAAGAGACGCCGGAGGCCCACGTATTCAAGGTTGATCTTCCGGGATTGAAGAAGGAGGAAGTGAAAGTTGAAGTTGAAGAAGGCGGGGTTCTTCAGATCAGCGTCGATAGGAGGAGAGAGCAGGAGGAGGAGAACGACAAGTGGCACCGAGTGGAGAGAAATAGCGGCAAGTTTCTCCGTCGGTTCAAGTTGCCGGAGGGTGCGAAGGCAGAAGAAATCAAAGCGGCGATGGAGAATGGAGTGCTGACTGTCACGGTACCCAAGGAGGAAGCGAAGAAACCACCAGTCAAGACTATCGACGTCTCCGGTTGA
- the LOC142540414 gene encoding uncharacterized protein LOC142540414, which translates to MRTLCPNLDKEDALETVLEVPIPEEMFGSNKHKVWQGMKSWVMMRPQDERAASVFGGRDTEIQFLLGVIGAPLVPLPIRCDRTLNSNIKGDPIEISMAKYIVQQYKAAAGGEHALNSIDSMYAIGKVKMAASEIVCGEDAAKFTKLKNVKQGGPGEVGGFVLWQKRPDLWSLELMVSGCKISAGSDGKVAWRQTPWQHSHASRGPPRPLRRLLQGLDPRSTANLFSNSICLGERTVNNEDCFVLKLEADPSTLKARSSNNVEIIRHTIWGCFSQKTGLLIQLQDTHLLRINDPRNDIFWETTMESSIQDYRTIDGVNIAHAGKTSVSLFRFGENSESHTRTRMEEVWSVEEVDFNIMGLSMDCFLPPADLKKEDEGCVVIGKGDLTKNKSLQRTILANNPSRMIVAKGGTKVVAIDEESLEIFERDEEF; encoded by the exons ATGAGGACGTTGTGCCCCAATCTAGACAAAGAAGATGCACTCGAGACGGTGCTCGAGGTCCCTATACCCGAAGAGATGTTCGGGTCTAACAAGCACAAGGTTTGGCAAGGCATGAAATCTTGGGTCATGATGAGGCCACAGGATGAGAGGGCTGCTTCGGTTTTCGGAGGCCGTGACACAGAGATTCAGTTCTTGCTAGGGGTGATTGGTGCCCCTTTGGTACCTCTTCCCATACGTTGTGATCGTACACTCAATAGTAACATCAAAGGCGATCCCATC GAGATTTCAATGGCGAAATACATAGTGCAACAATACAAAGCTGCCGCAGGAGGTGAACATGCCTTGAACTCTATCGACAGTATGTACGCAATTGGGAAAGTCAAAATGGCAGCATCCGAAATCGTGTGTGGGGAAGATGCTGCTAAGTTTACAAAGCTTAAGAACGTGAAACAGGGCGGCCCCGGGGAAGTCGGGGGATTCGTGTTGTGGCAGAAGAGGCCTGATTTATGGAGCCTAGAATTGATGGTTTCCGGTTGTAAAATCAGTGCTGGTAGTGATGGTAAGGTGGCCTGGCGGCAAACTCCATGGCAACACTCGCATGCATCCCGTGGCCCGCCCAGACCGCTACGTAGATTGTTACAG GGCCTGGATCCAAGATCAACAGCAAATCTGTTTTCCAACTCGATCTGCCTAGGCGAGAGAACCGTGAACAACGAGGATTGCTTTGTGTTAAAGTTGGAAGCAGATCCATCCACTCTTAAAGCGAGAAGCAGCAACAATGTTGAAATAATCAGGCACACGATCTGGGGCTGTTTCAGCCAAAAAACAGGTCTCTTAATCCAGCTACAAGACACGCATTTACTACGAATAAATGATCCGAGAAACGATATTTTTTGGGAGACAACAATGGAGTCATCTATCCAAGATTATAGAACCATCGATGGGGTTAACATAGCACATGCTGGAAAGACTAGTGTCTCTTTGTTCAGGTTCGGGGAAAACTCGGAGAGCCACACCAGGACAAGAATGGAAGAGGTTTGGAGTGTGGAAGAGGTTGATTTCAATATAATGGGACTTTCCATGGATTGCTTCTTGCCTCCTGCTGACTTGAAGAAGGAGGACGAAGGATGCGTGGTGATTGGCAAGGGCGATTTAACAAAAAACAAGTCGTTGCAACGGACGATCTTGGCCAACAACCCTTCTAGGATGATTGTTGCAAAAGGAGGCACAAAAGTGGTGGCTATTGATGAAGAGAGTCTAGAGATTTTTGAAAGAGATGAAGAGTTCTGA
- the LOC142540415 gene encoding 17.8 kDa class I heat shock protein-like — protein MSLIPSFFGNNRSSIFDPLSMDIWDPFEGFRSVSNRDISGFVSARVDWKETPEAHVFKADLPGLKKEEVKVEVEEGRVLQISGERSSEKEEKNDKWHRVERSGGKFLRRFRLPENAKVGEIKAAIVDGVLTVTVPKEEVKQPEVKAIDISG, from the coding sequence ATGTCTTTGATCCCGAGCTTTTTCGGCAATAACAGGAGCAGCATTTTCGACCCCTTGTCAATGGATATCTGGGACCCTTTCGAGGGCTTCAGGTCTGTATCCAACCGAGATATTTCGGGGTTCGTGAGTGCTCGTGTCGACTGGAAAGAGACTCCGGAGGCCCATGTGTTCAAGGCTGATCTCCCGGGGTTGAAGAAGGAGGAGGTGAAAGTGGAGGTTGAGGAAGGAAGGGTGCTTCAGATCAGCGGAGAGAGGAGCAGTGAGAAAGAGGAGAAGAACGATAAGTGGCACCGCGTGGAAAGGAGCGGAGGGAAATTCCTGCGACGATTCAGGCTGCCGGAGAATGCGAAGGTTGGTGAGATCAAGGCGGCGATCGTGGATGGGGTGCTGACTGTGACAGTGCCCAAGGAAGAAGTGAAGCAGCCTGAGGTCAAGGCCATCGACATTTCTGGATAG